From Streptomyces durmitorensis, a single genomic window includes:
- a CDS encoding DUF6199 family natural product biosynthesis protein: protein MLPSSDRHCFLGSTPGTRRSMNRDAVIQAASDGDSSPVLIPLLCLFLIMGLVQVIRPQLLWRMNRNMQRGWVKDPDATEPTSKGYAMKRASGVLVLGFAIWMLVQQI, encoded by the coding sequence ATGCTACCCTCATCTGATCGACACTGTTTCCTGGGAAGCACCCCGGGCACTCGGAGAAGCATGAATCGCGACGCAGTCATTCAAGCCGCTTCCGACGGCGACAGCAGTCCAGTCCTCATCCCGCTCCTGTGCCTCTTCCTGATCATGGGGCTTGTGCAGGTCATACGGCCTCAACTGCTTTGGAGGATGAACAGAAACATGCAGAGAGGGTGGGTGAAGGATCCGGATGCGACCGAACCCACTAGTAAGGGGTACGCGATGAAACGAGCGAGCGGGGTGCTGGTCCTGGGATTCGCCATATGGATGCTGGTGCAGCAGATCTGA